In Zingiber officinale cultivar Zhangliang chromosome 1A, Zo_v1.1, whole genome shotgun sequence, a genomic segment contains:
- the LOC121997371 gene encoding uncharacterized protein LOC121997371, with product MSSIPVKENGGVPFPYPMLSPHNYTVWAIKTEAILDAQGVWEAVEPAEGAQVDAKKDKKARAYILQCVPEDILLQIATKKTAKEVWDSLKTRYLGSDRVKKARVQTLKSEFDALRMKETETIDEFAGKLSALSSKFSTLGATLEDSSLVKKLLDSVPDKFFPIVAGIEQFYDLESIPFEEAIGRLKAYEERMLRLRSNTNGTEGELLLTHAEWQMRQKGSNVDTSSGGKGRGSSSSSRGKWRGRVRGRGRGLGTQRHDSAGGTSGNNSGTRDKRHIKCFNCEKMGHYTSECYNKRRDDEAHLTCATDEEPALMMTVSHEEPDTRHERQDTILLSEDRLLPEMYRGVKKEDKDVWYLDNGASNHMTGHREKF from the coding sequence ATGTCGAGCATCCCAGTAAAGGAGAACGGCGGAGTGCCATTTCCCTATCCGATGCTAAGTCCTCACAATTATACTGTGTGGGCAATAAAGACAGAGGCGATCCTTGATGCCCAGGGAGTCTGGGAGGCGGTGGAGCCAGCGGAAGGAGCCCAGGTGGATGCAAAGAAGGACAAAAAGGCACGTGCATACATCCTCCAgtgtgtccccgaagacatccttCTCCAGATCGCAACAAAGAAGACGGCGAAGGAAGTCTGGGACAGCCTCAAGACGAGGTACCTTGGTAGTGATCGGGTGAAGAAGGCACGTGTACAAACATTGAAGAGCGAGTTCGACGCTCTCCGGATGAAAGAGACCGAAacgattgatgagtttgctggcaaactcaGCGCCCTAAGCAGCAAGTTCTCTACCCTTGGTGCCACGCTTGAAGATTCCTCGTTGGTAAAAAAATTGCTCGATTCTGTTCCTGATAAATTCTTTCCTATTGTTGCTGGTATTGAGCAATTCTACGACCTTGAGTCTATACCATTTGAGGAGGCTATAGGGCGACTCAAGGCGTACGAAGAACGAATGCTACGACTACGCAGCAACACCAACGGCACTGAAGGTGAGCTCCTATTAACCCATGCCGAATGGCAAATGCGACAGAAGGGGAGCAACGTGGACACTTCGTCAGGAGGAAAGGGGCGTGGGTCCAGCAGCTCTAGTCGTGGCAAATGGCGTGGACGTGTGCGAGGGCGCGGTCGTGGTCTTGGTACGCAACGCCATGACAGTGCAGGAGGGACTAGCGGCAACAACAGTGGCACTCGAGACAAGAGACATATAAAATGTTTCAATTGCGAGAAAATGGGGCATTATACGTCCGAATGCTACAACAAGCGGCGTGATgatgaggctcacctcacttgTGCCACCGATGAAGAGCCGGCACTGATGATGACCGTGTCCCACGAGGAGCCTGACACTAGGCATGAGCGGCAGGATACCATTCTGCTCAGTGAAGATAGGTTGCTACCGGAGATGTACCGCGGCGTTAAGAAAGAAGATAAAGACGTCTGGTACCTTGACAACGGTGCCAGCAACCACATGACTGGCCATCGCGAGAAGTTTTaa